The genomic window TAACGAAAAACACAGTTATGAAATATGGATTTATTTAGTCTTAACGAGATTTATTTTacccccacagtattatatctatatctaaatatattcCAACCTAATCCTAACACTATAACATCAACAAAACCATGTCGCTAACAAATACAACTGCCTAGTTataattgtgtttatataCTTACCAAAATCAGCGCTGAATTCTTCATTTACTTGGTTTATAATCTGGTTTGACTTGTCGATTAAAATTGGCGGTCGGGAATCTTTTTGTATGATTGTTATTGGTCCAATAGAAGCACTTGCCGGAAAAGATTCGACATTATCTGAATATAAACAAACGGTAACCACAAAATGTTGCTTTATTCGGTTAgcgctccaacccagcggtaaCTAAACAGCTTTTGCTTAAATTGCAgtcacatttaaaaacaataacccaCAAGCTGCGTACTTGGTAGCTCTATACACCACCGTGCATGAAGATGTCCGTATTATAACATAGAGTTGACACAACACGcaaatatacatatactatcgtggggtaagatgggataccgttagaacaTATTATCTCATACTTCCTAATCGTGTTAtattaattctgtaaatatctGCCATCAAACGCGACGTTAAAGAGTGTGAACACAtttaccatcttaccccagcctaatATGCCTTATTATAACTTtcttatataattattaaataaaatgtaaaataccgCAAAATGCGAGCAGAAGAGATGTCCCGACAAAGTAGTTCAATATGgcaaatggttttaaaataacggataacatgttttttaaaacctttaagATCCTctatatttacaataaaccTTGTTTCTAGGCATTCAAATATTTCtagaaatttcaaaaaaatcatGTAGGTATAATAAGTAAGATCAAAAGCTGTCTAAACCAGCTGCGAATTTGGCCTTTTCTTGCCTAAAGTACTGCTCTGAACAGAGCTCAGCTAACTGTTAAAAGGTATCTTAAAAGAGCCCTTGAATTAGTTCTCCTAAATTCAAGCATGATAGTTGAACATTGTTTCCCGTGTAAAACACGCCAAGTGAACCACTCAAGCAAACGAGTAAGCCACGCTATGAGTCTCAATTGTTTTCGCCTTTTTTCTTAATCCTCACTACGTGTCCGAGTATATAGGAGGGtaggggaggatgggacaccttttcactctattttctcgttccatttggaggtaaacaaaaaacatttaatgaattataaaactgtatccttacgccCCCtttagaacgttgttaattgtttgaaacacgatcaggatatttgtatagtatgtgctaaaggtgtcccatttccccccaccctactatacatatagtaggatataGGTTAATATAGTCAACGTTCCATTCTATTGtattgtcccatttaatagtaaacaaagaatatatacaaaattatataaccgtagtctctcgactttaaaagagcggtgtaactgttaaaaacacgattagaaaactgtgggatattatgtgctaacggtatctattTCACACAGTACTACAAGAACAAATATGACTATATAATAtctatactatatacaaagAAAGTATCTACCGCTCTTTATCGTATATGCttgctgtgttataacatcttATACCAGACTTAACGACCTTTTTTCTTTGCTCTGATGTGTTCACACCATAATTTAATTACTTTGAATATTAAGACAATAACTAAAGATTAGTTGAGTATTAAAAGTGCAATAACTAAACGTGTCTTAGAAAGTTAAATAAGAAGTACAGTATGCATTAATATCTAACGATATATTAAAGTAGTTCTATGAGACAGTAAGGGGTCTTTATATAGTAGAAGTAAGATGCTAACATTCGTTAGTTAGAGTAGCctatgtggggtaagatgggacatacaATGTCCAAGATTctgaacatgtttttaacaattaacagagtcatgaagatacggttttgtatttctttgaaatttctttgtttagcATCATCatatgagacgagaaaatggaatgaaaggtgtcccatctcccccatcataccttttattaaatgtacatTAACCGGAGGATACCGGGTTCGAAGCTTAATGCTGATATATGCCATGGAATGATTGTAACttctataacacgggtatccTGTCtcatacacattgtgcctgcttacaagttaccacgtatgtactTCGTGACCGACAGTTTAATTCTCTACGTTAACCACTGCTGTACCGTGGCACAGTGGTAAGAGTGCTAGCCTGTAGATCAGAGTTACCTTTTTCAAGGCTTGACaagctaccattgtgggtgtgtaagaaccaatgttaatatatgttCATATATTAACATTGACACATCTATTAACATTGATAAGAACTTTAGCAAGACACATAAATGACAATGGCTTCAGTCCAGCGGTCCCTTATATGGGTTGTTGTTAGAATCACAGAAATAATATATGGAAAACATGACATTGTGTTTGCCGCTTGTAGAGTTTCTGcggggtaaggtgggataccgttagcttctaaatcccatatttgcTGATAGTttttcacagttttttttttcaaaaagtttttattcgCAGTGTAggaaaataacatatttttcgtTTGCCTAATTCAAATTTAGAATACAGTTAGAATACAGTCAAAGTTAGAATACAGTCTATCAGTCTAACTCTAGTGCCTGGATCGCGGTAGAGGCTTATTGATAAAGAATGCGGTTGTCTGTGTCATAACTCTTTCTGTAATGTATGCTTTACAAAGAGCGCTAGAGCGCAACAAACACCAAACAGTATTCCATCGCATAGCGAAAAACTACCAGTAACCGCCTGTGCGCAATCATTGACACGCCTGCAGACCAGTATTAATACAGTTAATAGAAGTTGGGTATTAGAACAGGTATATTAGTACCGGCATCCACGCGTTTAAATGTGATTAGTGTACAAGAAAATAAGCTGTTTTGTTGGACAGAGGGTCTGGCAGTAGAAAATCTCTTGGGTGTTTTGTTATCGTTTTAGTGTTACTGAACAATGACGGCTTTTGAAAGCtcgaaaataatatttacaacgCTTGTTGGATTCGTATTTTGTCTTATCATGATGTACAACTTGGAACTTATCAGGTAGGTAAAGTAAATTGGACTTGCCTTTTGCGTGCGTTCACAAAAAAACacgaatatttaaacttatgcaaaaatgtaaataccGACAAACAATAGACTCGATTATTATGTCGATTTCTAGCTACTAGAGAGTCGATTTCTAGCTacaacttcccccaccttatacTATATTATGAAGAGGCGTGtatcaaaataaagttaataaatagGTAATTAAGCAATATggtcaaaatatttcaaaacaaaatataacgtTACACAAAAGTCTAATACATTACTTAAATTAATTGTGACCTATTTGGACCAGTATTTCTATAACAAGGATATGAAAAATGCAACGCATTTTGTATCGTGCTGAACCAGCAAAGGCCATTGCTTTGAAACAATTAGATTTAATTCGTCAGGAAGGCATGAATAATAATGGTGACTCactgttttattgataataaaacaatgctTGTCGAAACCTAGCGGTAACGATATTACTCTAACGCAAACAACAATTGTATAAAACTATGGGTAGTTCATAACcaagaagttaaaatatagtagggtggggtaagatgggacatgtttttattgtcttTTATCCGCCCATTtagtagtttaaaaaaaactatttactaaaatatataactgttgactctaaaagagtgtttttaattgttaacaagaaaatatagaatattataCGCTGAAGGTAACCATcgtaccccacagtactgtatagaAATGCAAGCATAAGGTTAATAATACGAAACAAGCTTTCATtgatattgaaataaaataaaacttaccaaaACTAATTGTGTTGCTTCATCataagtactgtggggtaatatattaggatgggggggagatgagacaacttttcgttctatttttttttcgtctcatctagtagtaaacaaagaacattcaaaaaactaTACAACAATATTCTCACGTCTCCCATaggcatagaccgttgttaagtgtttaatatacagtcatggacatttggatattacactacacgctaaaggtgtcacatcttcccccatcctactatatgtaaatcgttagcacataatataactCATTTCCTAACCGTGTTTGAACACGTCCTTTTAGAGTCGTTAGCACACGTTTATACACTTAATACACTTCTATAACCAAAAGGCACGGTAAAGCAGAATGCACTGTCCCATTTTCACCAAACCCACTACAGCGCAATTGTGTATAAAACCAGAGTTCATTTGTCGACACgctattttttttctaattaagATACGACAAGGGAAATATTATAATTCACCTTGAAGGAAATCCATATGTCTCCACAAACAGAGACAGTAGACCAACAGGTAAGCAACGTCACAACATTCTGAATAAGCAAACGTCCTTTGCTGTTATAGAACAGCCTTGTGTTTCACGCATGCACGGTTACGAGTTCTTACCACGTGTGTACAtttgtaataattatttaCTGAGGTTTTACTACCATCGAACCTTAAAATCCGTAACCTACAAGTTCAATCCAGGCGTCGGTTTTTCAAgagtaaatattgttttcatggtattttgtataatattttgtttacggCATTTATTCATTGGAtttgtatttctgttttacttttaccgTGCTGCGTGTTTACAACTACTGTAGTTTTGCGGTCTCTTtgcttttgtttaacatttttatcttGCCATAATCGAAGagtcaaaatatttgtttttcttttacgAAAACAGTCACAGGATCGGAACCAACAACCCCTAAAACAGCGACGACATCCAAAACAACGTCAACACCTACAACAGCGAAACAATGCGACCAAAAACTTGACTCTGAAACCAAATCTTTAATAAGAAAAGCATTGGATAAAACAATTCAATTAAAAGAGCTATTTCGGCAGCAGTCGCAAACACTCACGGAGAAAAATAAAGACGTGTTACCAGTTCTAAACTACTTCAAACGACTTGCAAAGCCTTTGGAAAAGTATGTTGTAGAAATACTagctttgtttattgtatacAACATTATAGATCATATATAGCAGGGTATACCAGATACGATGCTGCTATTATTTTGGGCGTATGAATCCATGGACATGACACTTTTGTAATTGCTACAATCTGAGGGTAACCAAAAGTTTTCCAAATTTCCATACATTAACAAAAATCATCTTTGAACAGTTGCCTAGTTTATAGATAAggcgtaagcggacacgaggtgcatgaagcCATCGCGTTAAATggctaaaaattaaatggtgattgtttttggatgttttagtttttgttatgTGCGGcttatacaatttaaacaacccattaatgatcACTGGGTTAAATCAATTTCTAGtacgtgtcttgcccaaggtcactTACGCCCACAATCGTAACAGCGACAAGCTTTGAACCTTTAGGGTAAAATTCAACGACGTTTCAATAATCGTAGGTGTTAATGCATTTCTAACAGTTCACTTCTAAACGATTTGGAACTCTTGTATGACAAGGCGTGGAAAGAAGACGCTAAGGAATTACAAGAACTGAATCGGATTGCGCAATCCATGATATCTCAAACAcaggttatattttatagataactttttgatatagtagggtaggggaagacggtatacacctttatcacataatatccgaatatactgatcgtgttttataaagtacAAACAACGGTATATTGGAGACGtggaaatacggttttataattctttgaatgttctttgtttactaccaaatgggacgagaaaatagaatgaaaagctgtcccatcttcccccaccctcaTACACACTGGGCTAGCTTTCTGTATTCTGTTAACTATGGACAAACATAATGCGGATAGTGTTGGCTTGATGATATATGATATcttatatttcctaatcagcacgttttaacaattaataacgcaCTTTTCAGAATCACAGGGCCACagttatataaagtagggtgggaaagatgggtcgtcccgtttgttagtaaacaaagaaccttcagagaattataaagcagtatatcctcacaactcccgatagaccgttgttaattgtttaaaacatgatcaggatatttggatattattgaaccgtcttaccccaccctatatctatactttctttgttaactattaAATAGGGAATAAATGAGAATGAGAATATGTCGCATCTTACCCAAACAGACCGACATCATCATTTAACATTTGTATTAGAACCCAAAGAATTGCACTCGAGCAAAGAAACTGCACTGTGTCATGAACCACATGACGTGTGGGTTCGGATGTATAATACACGATTATGGGTTGTGTGCTTTCGTTTCGATTGGCGAATCAAGGACCCTGCAGTACGACATGAACCAGTTAGCTACCTACCCCGGCATTAACACAACTTTTGAATACCCCAGCGAAACATGTGTGAACAGGACTAACTTCGGCAACTACAAAATAGAGTGGCATCgtaagtttaatgtttaactaCATCGTAAATTGGCCATCTCTCTTACACGGTATATAGGTTTACTCTGACCACCACTAAATTGAACCAATATTAGATCAGGCGCTCGAAAACGATAACCATGTGTACAGTATGACCAACGTTAACTGAAATGTCTTCACAACAAAAAGtccgaatgaatgtaacttatatatccttgGGTGATAGGacaacaacaattgttataacacgggtgttatgtttcatacacctcgtgctcgacTACTAATTACCACGTAGGTAAATTCTTTAGTGATTTCATTATTGTATGGCtgcaatttagacaacccata from Ciona intestinalis unplaced genomic scaffold, KH HT001103.1, whole genome shotgun sequence includes these protein-coding regions:
- the LOC100184175 gene encoding alpha-(1,6)-fucosyltransferase-like isoform X2; translation: MTAFESSKIIFTTLVGFVFCLIMMYNLELIRYDKGNIIIHLEGNPYVSTNRDSRPTVTGSEPTTPKTATTSKTTSTPTTAKQCDQKLDSETKSLIRKALDKTIQLKELFRQQSQTLTEKNKDVLPVLNYFKRLAKPLENSLLNDLELLYDKAWKEDAKELQELNRIAQSMISQTQNPKNCTRAKKLHCVMNHMTCGFGCIIHDYGLCAFVSIGESRTLQYDMNQLATYPGINTTFEYPSETCVNRTNFGNYKIEWHPKLHKDAPSSNKEVLTMTINEPSTSHSQFSPGTVPQHLIERLQLVHSDPNAWWTGHVISYLVRPQKWVLEELKTIKREIEFEHPIVGIHVRRTDKISEASYFGLERYMDHVESWYDRYQLKHPKEKVVRRIYLATDDAQVVKEAKNSYPHYKILFTIGRTFNNSQNRKSNSAVKGVLFDALLLKDSDFVVVTFSSNVSSLVELRLGGLVFPS